Genomic DNA from Streptomyces sp. AM 2-1-1:
TCCACCAGCCGGGCCTTCGCCGCGTAGTCGAGCCCCCGGGTCGGCTCGTCCAGCAGGATGAGCGGCGGCCGGGCGGTCAGGACGAGGGCGAGTGCCAGGGTCAGCCGCTGGCCCTCGGAGAGGTCACGGGGATGGGTGGCGTCGGGCACACCCGGGAGCAGCCGGGAGACGATGGCCCGGCAGCTGCCCGCCGGGGCACCGGCGTCGGCGTCGGCCGCCGCGCACTCGGCGGCGACCGTCTCCGCGTACAGCAGATCGCGTGGCTCCTGCGGCACCAGCCCGACCCGGCGCACCATCGTGCGCGGGTCCGTGCGGGACGGTTCCAGTCCGCCCACCCGGACCCGTCCGGCGGTGGGCGGGACCATGCCCACGAGCGCGCCGAGCAGGGTCGACTTCCCGGCGCCGTTGCGGCCCATCAGGGCCACCGCCTCCCCGGCCCGCACCTCCAGGGTCACCGCGCGCAGCGCCTCCACCCGGCCGCGCCGCACACCGAGGGCCTCGACGTGCGCCAGAGGGCCGGCGGTGTCCGCGGCCCGCCCGGCCGGAACGGACGGAGCGGCCGGGCGGGCACGCCGGAGCCCGAGGAACCCGGAGCGCGGCGCGGGCGCCGGCGGAGGACTCCCCGAAGCACGCAGGTGTGCGCCGTCCACGCCGGGCGCGGGAGGCGTGCGACGCCCCGGACCCGCGGGCGGCGGGGCCGGCAGGGGCGACCGGGCGGCCAGCCGCTCCCGCAGCCCGCCCGCCCGTCGCCGTGCGTCCCGTACGGAGAGCGGCAGCGGGTCCCAGCCCGCCAGCAGCCCCAGTTCGGCGACGGGCGGCCGGACCGGCGAGACGGCCATGATCTCGGCCGGCATCCCCACGACCGGCGCGGCCCCCGGCGCGGGCAGCAGCACGACCCGGTCCGCGTACTGCACCACGCGCTCCAGCCGGTGCTCGGCCATCAGCACGGTCGTGCCCAGGTCGTGCACGAGTCGCTGGAGCACCGCGAGGACCTCCTCGGCCGCGGCCGGGTCCAGCGCGGAGGTCGGCTCGTCGAGCACCAGCACCTTCGGGTGCGGGGTCAGCACCGAACCGATCGCGACCCGCTGGCGCTGGCCCCCGGAGAGGGTGGCGATCGGCCGGTCCCGCAGCTCCGCCAGCCCCAGCAGATCCAGGGTCTCCTCCACCCGGCGGCGCATCACGTCCGGGGCGAGCCCCAACGACTCCATGCCGTAGGCGAGTTCGTCCTCGACGGTGTCGGTGACGAAGTGCGCGGACGGATCCTGGCCCACCGTCCCCACCAGATCGGCGAGTTCGCGCGGCTTGTGGGTGCGCGTGTCCCGCCCGTCGACCGTGACCCGGCCGCTCAGCGTCCCGCCGGTGAAGTGCGGCACGAGCCCCGGCACCGCGCCGAGCAGCGTCGACTTGCCGACCCCGGAAGGGCCGACGAGCAGCACCAGCTCGCCCTCCGGCACCGTCAGATCGACCCCCGACAGGGTGGGCCCGGCCGCGCCCTCGTACCGCAGGGAGACCTGCTCGAACCGGATCACGGACTCTCCTTCGGATACGGCGGTACGGGGGCGACGAACGCGGGCAGCAGCCCCACCAGGACCCCCGCCGCGGGCCACAGCGGCAGCACCGGCGGGGTGGGCGGTACGACACCGGGCCGCAGCGCCGCCGGGTCGACGGCGCCGGCCCGGACCATCGCGGCGGCCACCAGCACGCCCGAGCCGGCCACCAGCCACGCCCGCACCCCCCACCGGTCGGGCCGGTAGCGGGTGCGCACCGAACGCCGTCCGCCGAGGCGCAGCCCGGCCATCGCCGCGAGGAGCCCCGCCAGCAGCAGCGGCAGCCCGTAGAGGGCGCCCTCGGCGGCGAGCAGCCCGTACGTGCCGGCGCACACCCCCAACAGGCCGCCGAGGGTGAGGACGTTCGTGGTGCGCCGGACCCGGGCCGGCACGTGGGCGGTCCGCCCGTACCCGCGCGCGTCCATCGAGGCGGCCACCGCCACCGACCGCTCCAGCGCACCCTCCAGCACCGGCAGGCCGATCTGCGCGACCGCCCGGATCCCGCCGGTGGGACGGCCCCGCAGCCGCCGGGCGGTGCGCAGCCGCGCCACGTCTGCGACCATGTTCGGCGCGAACGTCATGGCGACGACGACCGCCACCCCGGCCTCGTAGAGCGCTCCGGGCAGCGACTTCAGCAACCGGGCGGGACTGGCGAGGGAGTTGGCGGCGCCGACACAGATCAGCAGGGCGGCCATCCGCGCCCCGTCGTACCACGCGAAGAGCATCTGCTCCCCGGTCACCCGGCCGCCGATCCGGACGCCCCGCGCCCAGCCGGGCAGCGGCACCTCCGGGAGGGTGAAGAGGGTGTGGGTGCCCGGGATCGAGGACCCGAGGAACGCCGAGAACAGCAGCCGCACCCCGACGACGAAGAGCCCCAGCTTGACGAAGGCCGCGTACGAACGGGCCCACGGCGCGTCCGTACGGCGGGCGGCGACCACGAAGCCCGCCACCCCCACGAGCAGCCCGAGAAGCAGCGGATTGGTGGTACGGGACGCGGCGGTCGCCAGCCCCAGCGCCCACAGCCACCACGCGCCGGCGGGCAGCGCGTTGCTCCGGTGCGCCCCGGGCGCGCGCAGACCGCGCACGCGCCCCACCGAGGCGGAGGTACGGCTCATCGCCGGCGGCGCGCCCGGAGGACACCCGCCGCGCCGAGGACCAGAACGGCAC
This window encodes:
- a CDS encoding CbiQ family ECF transporter T component — encoded protein: MSRTSASVGRVRGLRAPGAHRSNALPAGAWWLWALGLATAASRTTNPLLLGLLVGVAGFVVAARRTDAPWARSYAAFVKLGLFVVGVRLLFSAFLGSSIPGTHTLFTLPEVPLPGWARGVRIGGRVTGEQMLFAWYDGARMAALLICVGAANSLASPARLLKSLPGALYEAGVAVVVAMTFAPNMVADVARLRTARRLRGRPTGGIRAVAQIGLPVLEGALERSVAVAASMDARGYGRTAHVPARVRRTTNVLTLGGLLGVCAGTYGLLAAEGALYGLPLLLAGLLAAMAGLRLGGRRSVRTRYRPDRWGVRAWLVAGSGVLVAAAMVRAGAVDPAALRPGVVPPTPPVLPLWPAAGVLVGLLPAFVAPVPPYPKESP
- a CDS encoding ABC transporter ATP-binding protein, whose translation is MIRFEQVSLRYEGAAGPTLSGVDLTVPEGELVLLVGPSGVGKSTLLGAVPGLVPHFTGGTLSGRVTVDGRDTRTHKPRELADLVGTVGQDPSAHFVTDTVEDELAYGMESLGLAPDVMRRRVEETLDLLGLAELRDRPIATLSGGQRQRVAIGSVLTPHPKVLVLDEPTSALDPAAAEEVLAVLQRLVHDLGTTVLMAEHRLERVVQYADRVVLLPAPGAAPVVGMPAEIMAVSPVRPPVAELGLLAGWDPLPLSVRDARRRAGGLRERLAARSPLPAPPPAGPGRRTPPAPGVDGAHLRASGSPPPAPAPRSGFLGLRRARPAAPSVPAGRAADTAGPLAHVEALGVRRGRVEALRAVTLEVRAGEAVALMGRNGAGKSTLLGALVGMVPPTAGRVRVGGLEPSRTDPRTMVRRVGLVPQEPRDLLYAETVAAECAAADADAGAPAGSCRAIVSRLLPGVPDATHPRDLSEGQRLTLALALVLTARPPLILLDEPTRGLDYAAKARLVDVLRELAADGHAIVLATHDVELAAELAHRVVILAGGEVVADGPTGQVVVSSPAYAPQTAKVLAPQEWLTVSQVRTALEADL